Proteins co-encoded in one Pongo pygmaeus isolate AG05252 chromosome 23, NHGRI_mPonPyg2-v2.0_pri, whole genome shotgun sequence genomic window:
- the LOC129023699 gene encoding LOW QUALITY PROTEIN: putative POM121-like protein 1 (The sequence of the model RefSeq protein was modified relative to this genomic sequence to represent the inferred CDS: deleted 3 bases in 2 codons), with translation MRVSSISVITFICPWRLCLPPYAAAIQGLAGLGLKVWKGSVAWSPFSPSPSSLCLWDLPIAPAPGLTGRPSYKHPDTWHQWCQDNSKKVFCDPARPVFLPGDSAFNSIAQVPQQASAVCPEFQGVLQLSHYTEHKESLWDPGAGSHPFGAHNTWLSPDLWPGKIVLRDLKESGAGMPEQDKDPRVQENLDDQRRVPEVTGDARSAFRPLWDNGGLSPFVPRPGTLQRDLHAQRSEVRYNQRSQTPWTSSCPEQNAISSSHSSTGGLPGLKQRRGPASSHCQLALSSSKTVSEDGPQAVSSGHTQCEKTADIAPGQTLALRNGSPRSQASRPRKRKLPLPPRRQEDPLMLPPPLELGFRVTAKDLDLEKEAAFQRINSELRAEAKAISDCRHSRPSHTLSSLATWVSGVPAASKAPSMDAQQERHKSQDGLGPVASLASAAEVPSTAPVSGKKHRPPGPLFSSSDPLPATSSHSRDSAQVTSLIPARFPAASMDAGIRRTRPGTSAPAAAAAAPPPSILNPTSGSLLMEWMEALHISGPQPRLKQVPRGQVRYNRRSQTSCTSSCTKRNAISSSYSSTGGLPGLKRMRGPASSHCQLTLSSSKTVSEDGPQAVSSGHTHCEKTADVAPGQTLTTRNGSPRSQADRPRRRKFPLLPRRRGEPLMLPPPLELGFRVTAEDLDLEKEAAFQRINSELRAEAKAISDCTPSRPSHTLSSLATGASCVPTVSKAPSRDAQQERHKSQDHLGPVAPLASAAGAPSTAPVFGREHSPPGPLTFSSSYPPPTTFFY, from the exons ATGAGGGTATCCAGTATCTCCGTGATTACCTTCATCTGCCCCTGGAGATTGTGCCTGCCACCCTACGCCGCAGCCATCCAGGGACTGGCAGGCCTTGGTCTAAAGGTCTGGAAG GGCTCAGTTGCCTGGAGTCCGTTCAGCCCATCCCCCAGTTCACTTTGCTTGTGGGATCTCCCCATTGCTCCTGCCCCTGGACTGACTGGCAGGCCATCCTACAAGCACCCGGACACTTGGCATCAGTGGTGTCAAGACAACTCTAAGAAGGTTTTCTGTGATCCTGCAAGACCTGTGTTCCTTCCCGGTGATTCTGCCTTCAATTCGATTGCACAGGTACCACAGCAAGCCAGTGCTGTGTGCCCCGAATTCCAGGGCGTCCTCCAGCTCAGCCACTACACTGAGCACAAGGAATCTCTGTGGGACCCAGGAGCAGGTAGCCACCCATTTGGGGCCCACAACACCTGGCTGTCCCCAGACTTGTGGCCAGGGAAGATAGTATTGAGGGACCTCAAGGAGAGCGGGGCAGGGATGCCTGAGCAGGACAAGGACCCTAGAGTCCAAGAGAATCTGGACGATCAGAGAAGGGTCCCCGAGGTCACCGGGGATGCACGGTCTGCATTTCGGCCCCTGTGGGACAACGGAGGCCTCTCTCCCTTTGTGCCCAGGCCCGGGACTCTGCAGAGAGACCTCCAtgcccagaggtcagaagtcagaTATAACCAGAGATCCCAGACCCCTTGGACGAGCTCGTGCCCCGAACAAAATGCCATCTCGAGCTCCCACAGCTCTACGGGAGGCCTCCCGGGGCTAAAGCAGAGGAGGGGGCCAGCCTCATCCCACTGCCAGCTGGCCCTCAGTTCCTCAAAGACAGTGAGTGAGGACGGACCTCAGGCTGTCTCTTCGGGTCACACCCAGTGTGAAAAGACGGCAGATATAGCACCAGGGCAGACACTGGCCCTCAGGAATGGCTCCCCCAGATCCCAGGCCTCTAGGCCCCGTAAACGCAAGCTTCCCCTGCCGCCACGCAGGCAAGAGGATCCTCTGATGCTGCCACCTCCCTTAGAGCTGGGATTCCGGGTCACTGCCAAAGACCTGGACCTGGAGAAGGAGGCGGCATTCCAGCGCATCAACAGTGAACTGCGGGCTGAGGCCAAGGCCATCTCGGACTGTAGACACTCACGGCCTTCCCACACTTTGTCCTCACTTGCAACATGGGTTTCTGGTGTGCCCGCTGCCTCTAAAGCACCCAGTATGGATGCACAGCAGGAGAGACACAAGTCCCAAGACGGCCTGGGCCCAGTGGCCTCCCTAGCTTCTGCTGCAGAGGTCCCCTCTACAGCTCCTGTGTCTGGGAAGAAGCACAGACCACCAGGCCCCCTGTTCTCCTCATCAGAtccccttcctgccacctctTCCCACTCCCGGGACTCAGCCCAGGTCACCTCGCTGATTCCTGCCCGCTTCCCAGCTGCAAGCATGGATGCGGGCATCAGAAGAACAAGGCCTGGCACTTCTGCTCCTGCAGCTGCCgcagcagcccctcccccctCCATATTGAACCCCACATCGGGGTCActactg atggagtggatggaggccCTTCACATTTCTGGGCCGCAGCCACGGCTGAAGCAGGtgcccagaggtcag gtcagaTATAACCGGAGATCCCAGACCTCCTGTACGAGCTCGTGCACCAAGCGAAATGCCATCTCGAGTTCCTACAGCTCTACGGGAGGTCTCCCGGGGCTAAAGCGGATGAGGGGGCCAGCTTCATCCCACTGCCAGCTGACCCTCAGTTCCTCAAAGACAGTGAGTGAGGACGGACCTCAGGCTGTCTCTTCGGGTCACACCCACTGTGAAAAGACGGCAGATGTAGCACCAGGGCAGACACTCACCACCAGGAATGGCTCCCCCAGATCCCAGGCCGACAGGCCGCGTAGACGCAAGTTTCCCCTGCTGCCACGCAGGCGAGGGGAGCCTTTGATGCTGCCACCTCCTTTGGAGCTGGGTTTCCGGGTCACTGCTGAAGATCTGGACCTGGAGAAGGAGGCGGCATTCCAGCGCATCAACAGTGAACTGCGGGCTGAGGCCAAGGCCATCTCGGACTGTACACCCTCACGGCCTTCCCACACTTTGTCCTCACTTGCAACAGGGGCTTCTTGTGTGCCCACTGTCTCTAAAGCACCCAGTAGGGATGCACAGCAGGAGAGACACAAGTCCCAAGACCACCTGGGCCCAGTGGCCCCCCTAGCTTCTGCTGCAGGGGCCCCCTCTACAGCTCCTGTGTTTGGCAGGGAGCACAGTCCACCAGGCCCCCTCACGTTCTCCTCCTCATATCCCCCTCCTACGACCTTTTTCTACTAA